In Dysidea avara chromosome 3, odDysAvar1.4, whole genome shotgun sequence, a single window of DNA contains:
- the LOC136249346 gene encoding ras-related protein Rab-13-like isoform X1: MAQSLDYLLKFVLVGAECVGKSSLLSRYAEKTFSKLYVPTIGIDFSTRSDVVNGERLKIQIWDSSGQERFKQVVWPYFRTAAGIVLVYDITDEASFIKISQLMGEIKEECHDAVFMVVGNKCDLESSRVISKEKGESFADEHGCKYMETSASDNVNVNEMIMEVAETVLSRKQATD, from the exons ATGGCTCAATCGCTTGACTATTTACTGAAATTTGTTTTGGTTGGTGCTGAATGTGTTGGAAAGTCATCCCTTCTCTCAAGATATGCAGAGAAAACTTTCAGTAAACTCTATGTGCCTACCATTG GAATTGATTTTAGTACAAGATCTGATGTAGTAAATGGAGAAAGGTTGAAAATACAAATATG GGATAGTTCAGGCCAGGAGAGATTTAAACAAGTAGTGTGGCCATATTTTAGAACAGCAGCA GGAATTGTGTTAGTTTATGACATTACTGATGAAGCTTCTTTTATCAAAATTAGTCAGTTGATGGGTGAAATTAAAGAG GAGTGCCATGATGCAGTATTCATGGTTGTTGGTAACAAATGTGATCTTGAAAGTAGTCGAGTTATCAGCAAAGAAAAGGGAGAATCATTTGCTGATGAACATGGTTGTAAATATATGGAAACTAGTGCCAGTGATAATGTGAATGTGAATGAA
- the LOC136249348 gene encoding ras-related protein Rab-8B-like, which produces MAEGAANELKISFVGGEKVGKTSLIKQYTNGTFNPSYEATIGAAFTSKPDELNGKPVRLQIWDASGQQKYRSLMPMYYRSAAGVLLVYDITNELSFEDVRSIVRDIKQEAYSAVLMVVGNKCDLENARVVSREEAESFAEQNGCKFIETSACDNVNVHEMILDITDAILSKENN; this is translated from the exons ATGGCTGAAGGAGCTGCTAATGAATTAAAAATTTCCTTTGTTGGTGGCGAAAAGGTTGGCAAAACATCCCTTATCAAGCAATACACTAATGGAACTTTCAATCCATCTTATGAAGCCACCATTG gtGCAGCTTTTACATCAAAACCTGATGAATTAAATGGAAAACCAGTACGGTTGCAAATTTG GGATGCTTCAGGTCAGCAGAAATACCGATCATTGATGCCAATGTATTACAGGTCAGCAGCG ggTGTCTTATTGGTATATGACATAACTAATGAACTATCTTTTGAAGACGTCCGTTCAATAGTTCGAGACATTAAACAG GAAGCCTACAGTGCAGTATTGATGGTTGTTGGCAACAAGTGTGATCTTGAAAATGCTCGTGTTGTCAGTAGAGAAGAAGCAGAATCATTTGCAGAGCAAAATGGCTGTAAATTCATAGAAACTAGTGCCTGTGATAATGTGAACGTACACGAA ATGATATTGGATATTACAGATGCCATTTTGTCAAAAGAAAATAATTGA